AGCCTCAGCGGACTTATCAGTGTAAGCAGCCAACAGGTTGTTCAAGCCCTGATGACCGATCGAAGTCATAAACCACTTGCTTTAAAGCCATCGCATCAGCATTCATATTTCACAGCGTTTTAGCATCAAATCTCACATGTACGCCCCAGGAAGACCGCTCAGAGCGTTATAGCACAGAGCCGTGTCTTCTACCAGCACGGGGCCTTTCACCTGTATTTTATTGTTAAACAaattcatcttctttacAGCGTTTGTAGGATATATAAGATAGTTTACATACCAGATCAGCAGCTCTACGGCACTTTGACTCTGTAACCTCCTCAAGTGTACCCTGAACCTCTTCGAGATCGATAGATTTGCTGAGGACCTCGATTTCAGGCTCGagaatggccttgacctcgcgCAACTTGTTGGCGTTGCcggtgatgaagttgaccTTGTGTGCAGCCATTTTGACCAAAGCAAAGTAGAAAATTACTGACTGGATGTGATGTGACCTTGAAAGCGAGATAGCAGCTGGAGATAATCGAGCTGAACAATAGGCTCCCCACTATGACTGTGATTGTTTGCCCATCAAAATATGCACTTACTCAGCACGGAACCACCAGTAGAACGATTCATGTCAATTCATAGCCTGCCCTAGGCTTGCATCTGAAAATCTATTTTGACCAACCGAGTCCACGCTTCAAAATATCCCACGCCAAAGACTTTTTATAGTAACCCCCTGTAGCAAATACATCCCTTTTATGTTGCCTCTGAAGTTTGGTTATTCCTTGTCGttatccttcttccactgaTCAAGCCAAGCCACTATACGATCAACGTTTgtgtccatctcatcggaTGTGTTGCTTGTCAGTTCAATAACAATCTCCTCGTCGAAAGCCTCATGAGCCTCTTGGAGGAGGACTTCCATGATTTCAGAATCAATATTTTCTTGAAGCTTGGACTCGGGGTAGTTTCTGAAATACAGAGTCAGTAAATGGATGTTTCTCTGCTCCAGGCCAGAACGAAATGACAAGAGCTATGTAATGAGCAACATACCTTGTGATAAGACGATCGTAGTGCGTCGATGAGTCAACTCGAAGCACAACAACCAGATCTATCCAGCTCTTGGGGAACAGATCACAGGCGTGCCAGTCAATAATGCATccaccagccttgacatcgtccTCAATAGCATCTAGTAACTGTAATGATATCAGCACaaattctcatcatctaCTCCAGAACTTGTGTTCATCCCCAAAATCAGTTCTGACCACGTGAGAGTCTCATaccttgtcctcatccaCAATAAAGCTGTGAAACTCATCGCTCCAACCCTCATGACATTCCTTGTCCTTCACAACTTGGTTCACTGAAAGGTGGCGCAGTCCAGTTCGCTCCGCGAGAGCCTCACAATGAGTCGTCTTTCCGACGCCGGGCGTGCCCGTAATGATGATATTAGGTAGTTTTCGTGTGGTCATTTTGGCTACTTTGTCGTTTTTATACAAGGTTGCAGAGATTGATGAGTTCTTCAGGTCGGGTAACCTTCAGAATGCTGCTATGCAGAAAAATTCCATGCAACTAAAGAGGCAATAGATTCGATAATTGCATCACCATAAACCAACAGTCACAGATGATAATATCTCCAATGGCACTTGAGTAGTGAATAAATAACCACGATATCGCTTCGTACTCTCATCTCTCGGACTCTCCAATACAGCCGTATCTCATCTTACAAAATAGAGTCGAGTATAAATATCCTTCCTCACCGGCTTGCGGAGAGGTGAAATATGTTCTCGCTCAGTATACATGATGCCGTCCAGATTCAAGGAGAATACCCTTCTTCCCTCAGATCTGTTTTCAGTTACACGCCGCCATTAGAAAATTCGACATCAAACACCCTGAAAATGCGGCTTCTATCCCTTGTGTGCGTTCGAAATGCCTTATCATTATCCCCTACGACTCTGTTTCCACCTCATCAACGCCGGCCAGCTCATGATGTTGTGGCTGCCCGTCTTCGTAATCTTCGCCATCAGTATAGTCGAACTTCTCTTGCTGTGCAATGGCTTGTGCCGACACGATCTCGGCTAGCCTCTTGAGACGAGGAGTCTGGAGCCCTGTGACAGGTTAGCTTACAATGCCTGGTGTAGGTTGTTCGATTTACTTACAAGAAGGAGTATAAGTCTCGAGTGCGGTGATGACTCGAGGCTCGGCAATCTCATAAGGACCACTGTCGTCCATATCGACGGCTTGTAGGAGAAGAACATCGCTCTTCTCTGTCACGCGCGAGGCAACAGCCTTCATGATCTCGCCATTGATAGGCTGCTCGTAATCGGCAACCAAGTATTGGTTGAGCagcttctggatctggtTTGGTGATAGCCTACAATAATTAGTATGCGAGTTAGACCAGATGGACATCACTACTTACATCCAGCAGATGTCCTGAATGATTTCTATGTCATTCAGGGTGGCCTtcttgagttgaagaagcttggttGCTTGCTTTAGAGTTGTTAGTGTTGTCTTTGACATCGCGAGTACGTAAAACTTACCATCAGATGCTCTAGCTGGAGCGTACCCTCGGGCATGTCGTGGCTCTTGCACCACTCCTCGATACGGGTGATGTTGTAGTTGATCTGAAGACCGCGCTTCCATGAGAGGAAGTTTCGTCGCATGAGCAGGTCATTGAACGCTGTCACACCCACCAACCGCAGAAGCTCAGTGATGGTCTGTGTAATAATGGAATCCTCCAGGTAGTAGGCCTTCATGGCACGGAAGACGCTGTTCAGCAAGCTGAGCAGGTTGTCCATGCTGTAAGCGGGGGTTGAGTTCGACTGCAGGAGCTTGCCCAGGAATCGGCTGCTTTCGTTGGTAACAAAACCAGGGAGAGACTGGGACTCGATGATGGCGGGAATAATCATCTTAtgcaacttcttcttcaacaccttcatCCAAGTGTGGTAGATGTTAAactccaagctctcaagaTCGTGCTTGACGATCTCCAGAAGACGATCGTACTCATAATTGTCCGACTTCTGAGCCTCATACCAGTCCTCGGCGAGGAATACAAACGACAACATCTCGTGGACGTTTGACAGCCAGAAGGCGCCGGGGTTGATGGCCTCGTCGCCGTCGTGCTGCATCACCTCCTGTTGGATGGACTGCATAACGTTGGCCAAGAAACGTTCCGACTCCTTCACAAAGCCGTTGTTCCACATCTCTGATGTAACcaagttgatgagatatgAAGGGAAGAGCACCTCCTTGTCCGAAGGAGGAGGGGTGCTGCTGGGTGAGGGGATCTTGAGGTTTCGGATCAATCCCATTGTTACCTCCTCATTGAGGCCATCCTCGTCCGCAAGAAGCGTCTCAAGTTCCATCTCGATATTATCAACGCCAGGTAGGAAGGTCGAGCCAGAAAGGTTCTGACGATGCGCCGTGCCAGTAACAGCCATGGAAACCGGCCGAGGGTTATAAGTACCGCTAAAGCGATCAAGCTCCCGTGGTTCCGCACCGGCACTCCGACGCTTAGGCTTCTTGGACGagacgaggttgatgagaccTGAAggtgctgcagctgcaggcGTGGTACCGTTGGCAAGCTCTCCGTTGATGGGGGCATTCCTTCGAGCCAGCTCGAGGGCATCCCGCAGAGACTCCAACTCCTGTCTGAGACTCATGTTGTCCTTCTCGTGTTGCGTGCTTGACCTTCTGGCTGTCTCCAACTCTGAATTTGTGGCTCGCAAAGATTCCCTGagttctctctcttcctcttgcaTCCTCTTGATGTTGGCCGTTGACTCGTCGAAGGCAAtctggagcttcttcatctcgtcttccatAGCTTGTAGGCGAGCGACCGCAATACCTGCTTGGTTGGCTTCTGTCTGGAGCTCCTTGGTTCGCGCCTCGAGGTCGTTGTGTCGCTTCTTCCACGATTTGATCTGTCCTTCGTAGTTTTCCACTTGCGAAGCCagacccttgttcttctccttcattgAGCCCAAAGACTGTGTCAATTCAACGACCTTGTTTTCGAGCTTGTAAGAAATCTGCTTCAAGTCACGAGCCTCCTCACGAATCTTCTTATAGTCCTTTCGAGCACTTCTTCCGCGCCACAAGCTCTGGATGAGGACAACCTTGTTGCGGTATTGTCTCCAGGCTCGCAATTGCCTTCGTGATCTCCAAGAACGCTGGATCTTGAGGGCAGCATTGCCGAGGCGTTCCTCCATAATGTTCTTTCGTCGAAGATATCCCTTGGCGGCAGACTCGAAGAGAACCATATCTTTCCGGATTTGTTGATAGGCCTTGCGTTGCTTAGATCCCTTCCAGACTCGCTGGATGGTAGTGGCAGCCCTGATAGTGCGAAGCTCCTGGACCTGTTTCCTGGCCTTCCATGACCTGATAGCAGACTGAGTCATAACAATGGCCTCACGCGCGTCAAGATAGCGTCGTCGGTAGTATTTggctctcaagttcttctGGATCATGATGGCACAGTCGTTGAGTCGAGTTGTGCGGAGATTCTCCAGGAAAGCAAGCATACCAGCTCGGAAGAAAATCTTGGTGAGACCAAGCTGATACTTGTCCATACCCTTGCTGCTACTTGTTCCAAGAGCCTTCTTAAGGATAGCATCGGCCATCTCGCGAATTTCTGAAGTCCACTGATCAGACTTCACAAGCATGTAGTAACGAAGGGCAAACTCCTCATATGTCCAACGAGTAGGGTAACCAGCACAACTAATGCGAACCGTCTCGAGGACACCACAAGCACGAAGCTGGCTAAGAACCATGGGTCCCTCAAACTTCCAtgcctccttggcctcattaGGCTTGATGCATCGGATGTAGTGGACATCAGTATTGTTGATAGTGCTCATAAGCTCGATGAGCGAAGATCGGAAAATGCCTCCCAAAGTGGGCTTTCTGTTGACAGCTACGCCGATCTTCCTACCAGCGGCGGGCTTAAcggagctggagcttgatgaggcggCATCCTTTTCTCGTACAGCTGAGGCAGCGTCAAGAACAGTCTTCAAGAACTCGTTACTTGTGGCACGCAGGACAGCCATGTGCTCGTCAGGGACGGTATCTCGGTTCTTCTCAATGAAGCCCTCGGATTCATAGGTAACGTCAATGGCATAATGGCAAACGGTGAAAGCAGACTTGCCAAAACGAGGCTTCTTGTAGAACTTGTGCTTGTCGGGAGTAAAGTTGTGGTGAAGCTTAGTAACGAACTGCTCATCAGAACCCATGGGGAGACGAGACTCTTCGTCAAGCAGAGACAGAATACCCATACGACCCTCAATCAAGTCGATACAAGGCTGATTATCAGAGAAGTCGATGAAGGTCCAGTCAATCTCTTCCCTGAGGTATTCCTCCTGCTCCAGCTTGAAGACGTGCTGGTTGAATTCCTGCTGGAGCTTTTCGTTGGCATAGTTAATACAGAACTGTTCGAAAGAGTTCTTGGCGAAATGCTCGAAACCATAAATATCCAAAACACCAATAAATGAGACAACTCTGTTCAACACTTCCTCAGCAGCCAAACtatggttgatgatatcgacaagCCAGTCGAACAAGCTTGAGTAGATGAACTTGGCAACGGAATCTCGAACGACAATGGCCTGCGCTTGGCTGAGATTGGAggtgatcttctcgccacgGGTAacgagctgcttcttgacgatcCATCGGGCGAActcctcggccttgacaCCGAGAATGGCACAAGCACGCTCCAAAGACGGTTCGTTGGGGGCCAAAACACTATCGTTGCGCGATGCAGTGATCTTTACGTTTCCGAGGTGCAGAAGACCAGccagcagcttgaagatgtcagCCTGCTGGGCATCTGTGACACCAATTGTTGACAGAGACTTCTTGGTGGCCTCGAACTCGGCCTTGTCGTCCACACCGTCGATTGTTGGGCAGTTTCCTTGGTTCAGGTACTCGAACTCCTCGATAGGTAGCAGGTTAAGCTCCTCGCGCTGTTGCTCTGATGCACCAGCGACAAGCTGGTAGAAAATGTGGTAGTTTCTCTCCTTGAGGGGCTGGAAAACCAATCGAGAACGCTCGAGAAGGTATGTCCTGATCTTGGCACCGATAATATTTGTGTGCTCGTCAAACATAATCTCAATGTACTTTCCGAATCGTGACGAGTTATCGTTTCGGGTGGTCTTGGCGTTACCGAACGCTTCCATGATAGGGTTAGTCGCAAGGATCTGCTCTTCCGTCTCACTCATGGACTCGGCTCCTCGTTTGGAGCGTCCACCGGGGTTGTCGGGCGACTCTCTGGTAGCGAAGTATCGCATGATGTACTTGGCACTGACAGTCTTGCCAGCTCCAGACTCTCCGGAGACAACTACtgtctggttcttcttgtcgcgaACCATGTCCCTGAGCCTCAAGTCAGTATGAAGTTGGATTGGCATGTGAAAGTGCATGCTTACATGAAGGCCTCTTCAGCAATAGCGAACAAGTGGGGAGCTTGAGTCGCTCGCTGTCTTCCAGCATAAACCTGTACCATGCCGGGAACGTAAAGCGAATCGACTCGTGCGAAAGGGTTGGTGGCAATGAGGACGATACCACTGTAGGTGTAGATCTCCTTTTGCAAGTATCGTAATCGAATTGCCTGAAGAACTACAGGGTATCAGCACTATTGTCCAAATACCACGGAAAGTAATCTTGTGTTTGACATACCAGCAGGTTCGTTAAGATGGGACAAATTTGTAAGATCGTCGCTGGCTTCGAGCATTGTCGGGTTCATCAGAGGGGGGAGAGACGGGTCGTTACCGCTCTGTAGGGCCTCCGCCGTGACCTCGATATCTTTGGTCTATATGAGACACATCCTGTCAGTTTCGTGATCCCAGACAGAGAGCGACAATGGCATCATTGAACGCATTTAAAGGGAAAACTCACGtcgccattctcaagctGGAAGGTCAGCTTGACTTTGGACCCATCAacggtcttgttgatgagctccgAAGCAACCCAGCCCTCAGCAGTGTCTGGCTGCCAGGCTCTTGTGCCAACCTCGTAGGccgatgccatgatggcgatatGACCGGGCGCAAGGCCGGTATGTGAAGCAACAAGAGGTGAATGCGACTATGTCGAAGCGGTATCGGCAGATATTGTGCTAAGGGGCTGAATGGCGGTAGGAAGCAGACATTCGCCAGCAGCTGTTGGTATATGAAGCAACGGGGCCTGCCGGGGAAAGATTGTGGTAGTCAAAATGCCGCTGATGACAAAGGCAACAAGGCGTTATGCGATCTTGGATCGTTGAAAATGTGCGGTCGAACGGTTGTTGGATGCTTTGCGCAAATCGTCCAACTTTTGGGTACACCGGTGCCCCGTAATCCAAAGTACGGTGGGTGAAGGTGGGCGGTAGAAAAGGACCCTGAACTTGAAAAGGGCGGGAGAAACGAGCTTTGTAcaactcttcctctcacTTCCCACACAAGGACACAAAGGACTCGCCGACAAAAAAAGAGGTCGAGCAAGATTAAGTGATCGCACAAGGCAAAAGGAAAATACCTTGAAGAGCAGGTCAAAAGTTATGGATGCGGTCGGTGATGCCAGCACGCGTTTTGCTCCTGATTGAAAGGGCCGGATGGACACTGCAGCCGCACGGGGCACGCACGTTGGAGGTCGAGGAACAGGGGGGGCGGGGCATTCGCTGTTAGACCATCGCAGTACCTAAGGGCCCAGCCATTGGTATTCTTTCAGtgcatcaccaccatcgaaATACCAATCAAGATCGTTTTAAGTACCTCAAACTCTACGACGCCCACCCAGCCTTTCAGTTCCTGGAAGCTCCTGGCTTCAGAAGAATTAGGGGCTCTCTCTACCCGCGAGCCAATGAGGGGCCGACCCGTCCGCGTCTTCgaccttgtcttgtcttccttgggATCTGGGGTGAGAAACAAGCGAAGGACAAATGCGTGCATTTTCCTAGAGATAGCTCTTGGAATTGAGTCGACACTGTGTCTGTCATGCTCTACCATGTCACGGAACTGGACATGAACATACATCAGCCTGTGGTGAGACTGTGACTGTCACTGAGGACAGATACAAAGGAATTATTGGAGTTCGTTCGTTGGAGCTAACGCTCAAAAAATGTTACGCCGCAGGCCCCTTAATTGACATTTGACGATCAAACGCTCCGAGATCGAAATCGCACTGTCTTGATACAACTTCACCAACTGTATTTGCAGTAACAGTCACAAAAGCTGTGCATATGGGGATATGTAGTTACCGGACACAATGCGTATGCACTCCTAGAATACTTGAAGTTTCACATGGTGCTCTGAAAGACAGAGATCACAATCCCTTGGTTCGTTAGAGTCAACATACCAATCATCATGAACCAATTCTCTCAGACTTCACTAGTCAATTTACAAGCCCAAATATGAAACCCGCCGGTGACACTGATGAACAAGGCCCGATCCTCCAAAAAGGAGATGCCAATTCCAAAAAATACTGGGGAATTCTTGAACCCTAGTAGCCAATTAATAGATCCCCACCATAACCCCAAGACTAGGAACTGAGTCCATCAAGGACATTAGGACATTTTTGAAGGATCAGCGAGGTACAATCGTAAAAGCCAGGCAGCTCGGAGGAGCTTGTTCGCCGAGGGTATCACAGAATCAACCTCGAATTCCGAAGGTACATAATCTTCTTCAGGTCCGGACTTAGGTCTCGGTAACCACACGGCTATGCAAATGCATCTCATATCCCCAACATTTTATTATCGACAAGCCATCCATAGTTTGACGTCAAGCAGCTCTGCAGCTTACGCCAACAGTTAACGAACTCTATGCATGCTTATCTCAGCCCTTACGTGGAACTGAAGTTAGTCTACAGAGTACAGAGAGAGGTACATAAAGGTCAACAAAGTGATGGTCTATGGGTCCCCTCGGGGTCCCCCTCTCGATTCGCACCGGATTGATCCTATTTTGGTATTCTAAGTTGCGTTGAAGCTCAAATGTTTCTGTTCGTTGAATTCATCCATGCCATATTACTCCATACAGTGCCACCGACTAGCCCAACCAGTCGGTTTGCGAGCTTTTACCTTAACTTAATCAAGCACCAGCCGCAAAAACCAGCCCCCTTTTGATTTGATCCACGCTCAAGAATGGAGTACCTACCCATATCTGGCGTTTCCGACTCTTCTTGCATCATCCGTAGCaaaacctcctccagccaCGATCGTCAAGTCGCGTCATGGAGATTTGAATTGCTCATGCCTTCATTGACCTTAGTCAATGCATCAATGCGTCAACCGCGTCCGGGAATCAAGGACCGGATCAAAACGAGCGGGCCGCCCCCTTTATTTCCCCCTTCTCCATGCATGCAAAGTCCCGTGCGGTTGTTGGTCGCATCGCGTTTCTTTTTACTGAGTTGTGGTAGTTCAAGGGTAAGAGTTGAACCTCACGACCACCGAGTGGTCCATGCCTCTTTTCTTAGTACAGGATACGGGTCATGATGCGAGCTGTGCGCGAACTGTCAGTTTATGGCATTGAGCTTGTCTCACTTGACTCGACTTACCGCTAAGAGCCTCGAGGCTGTCGTAGATATCCTTAATCTGTTCATACTTGATACTGCTAATATCGGCCATGAGGTAGGCGTTGTCGCCTCTGCTGTCGGAAATCTGCTTGTCGACGTTGTGGTCGCCGAGAATTTCGTTGACCTTTCGGAGCACACCAGGAACGTTTCGGTGAATGAAGATGACCTATGATTTTGTATCAGTATTGAGTATGTCAAATTCGGGTTTCGGCATAGACTTACGCGAGCGGTGTCGGGCTCGTCGGAAGTCAGCGAACGGAGCTGGACCTCGGGGATGTTGACACTGCCCAGAGTGATACCCTGGTTGATGTAGCGAACCAGAGCCTCGCTGACTATTTGGGTGTTAGTGATAAGTTCAACGTGATGTTCTAGGTTTGCACCTACCCTCGATACCAATGGCGCGCTGAGCCTCCTCGGTGCTACCACCGATGTGAGGTGTCAGGATAAGGTTCCTCAAGCTTCGGAGATCCTCGCCCCAGGCGTTGAGGTCGTTGGTGAAGTAGTCACCGTTGGCAGCGGGCTCGGCGGGGAAAACATCAAGAGCAGCGCCAGCAACCTTGCCAGCACGGCTAGCCTTGATGAGAGCGGGAATGTCGACAACGCTACCACGGCTGGCGTTGATCAAGTAGGCACcagtcttcatctgctcGAACTGGGGAGTAGAGATCATGTTGCGTGTCTCAGGGAGATCAGGGACGTGGAGGGTGACAAAGTCAGCCTCAcccaagagcttctcaagtgtAGGAACCTGGTTGGCAGTTCCCAGAGCCATCAGGGTAACAACATCGTAGTAGATGACGTTCATACCCATAGCCTCAGCGAGGACGGACAACTGAGAACCAATGTGACCGTAGCCAACAATACCCAGAGTCTTGCCTCGAATCTCCCAGCACTTGGAGCTGACCTTGTTCCAGGTGCCTCGGTGCATCTCGTTGGATCGATCGCCAAGCTGACGGGCAAGAACGATGATCTCGGCGATGACCAACTCAGCGACACTGCGCGAGTTGGCGAAGGGGGAGTTGAAGACGGCGATACCATTCTTGGCGGCGAACTCGAGGTCGACCTGGTTGGTGCCGATACAGAAGCAaccgatgacgaggaggttCTCGGCCTGTCGgaggaccttctcggtgagctttgtctttgagcGAATACCGATGACTTGGACGTCACTGTGATCACCATTTGTTAGTATTCATGGTGGGGTGCTTGGAGCTCATGGACGAGGGGCATTTGTGAACCCTTCGATGGAGGGGCATTGCACAACTtcacaaaaaaaaaagttgaGGGATGGCGGGGTATTTTTGCAAACTCACCgaatcttctcaatgagCTGGTCCTCGGGGAGGGAggtcttgagggcctcgaCCTGGTAGCCCTGGGCCTTCAGGATCTCCTGACCAGTGACATTGACGTTCTCGAGAAGTAGaatcttgatatccttggtgttgaaagGCTTCAAGTTTTTGGGCGCGCCACGGTTAGGGAGGTTGGCGGTCCAGCTAGGAGGAGAGTGGAAAGAAGTGAGCGGCGAGGTGGCCACGTTCTTATCCCAGCTGTGAGAGACCTCGCCGcgctgagcagcagcagagaggTTGCTGGCGATGTTTTGAGGAGCaggcgccatgatgaaatgTGTCGATGGTCGCGGTCGgtgtggtgttgttggagaagggTGGAGGGGTTGTAAAACAGCGGGGAGTTTGGATACAGAGGGAGCAATTGGAGAGCTAGGTAAGATCGTTTAATTGTGAACAGAGGAGGTATCAAAGAATTGCCCGCTGTCTAGGAAAGGATGAGATTATGGTGTGTTGGGAATTAGAATACTAGGAAGAAACTCGGACGATCAGGAGGGGAGTCAATTGGTTTTATGATGCCACCAAAATCTACGTATGAGCTGGACTCGGTTACCTATGATGAGATGACTCCAGTCTAACCAGTGCTGACAATTCAGGTCGCGACGGGCCGGATGCAGCACCAGAATTCAGGCAAATGAACGTCTACCGACTTCCGCAAACTGACTCACCCTGGGTATTTGATGCCATCACTGCCGAATCAGAGGGCATCTACAAGTAAATAGAGCATTCGCTCGGTGTACCCTTGCGGCTCTTAGTCGCATTTACACGACCTACATGAACGTCGGAGTGGGAACATTGCGGACGTGACACCTTTGGCATAGGAAAACTTTTTACGTACATTAGTCCGCTGTCGGCCACGAAAGAGCTGGCTCAGTATCCTTGGACCATTtataacaaagaaaacgaGGTCCAGGCCGAATATACCCTTCGGCGTTTTGGACTACCACGCCGCTAACAATACACTCAGCCCTGGACAGGACCACTTAAAAAAAACTTATGCTGTGACAGTGGTTGTCTGCTCACTTTGACCCTTGACCGAGACCGGAAATGCCACCATGCCGTCACGCAATGGCGTCAATCTCTGCATCTCCCGGCGCCCGATTGCTAGGGATAGGTACAGCTGTGTGTTACCGCTTCTAGCAG
This region of Fusarium verticillioides 7600 chromosome 3, whole genome shotgun sequence genomic DNA includes:
- a CDS encoding Ham1 family protein, producing MAAHKVNFITGNANKLREVKAILEPEIEVLSKSIDLEEVQGTLEEVTESKCRRAADLVKGPVLVEDTALCYNALSGLPGAYIKWFMTSIGHQGLNNLLAAYTDKSAEAVCTFGYCAGPGEKVILFQGRCPGKIVPPRGPPDFGMCCEKNT
- a CDS encoding dTMP kinase, which produces MTTRKLPNIIITGTPGVGKTTHCEALAERTGLRHLSVNQVVKDKECHEGWSDEFHSFIVDEDKLLDAIEDDVKAGGCIIDWHACDLFPKSWIDLVVVLRVDSSTHYDRLITRNYPESKLQENIDSEIMEVLLQEAHEAFDEEIVIELTSNTSDEMDTNVDRIVAWLDQWKKDNDKE
- a CDS encoding D-3-phosphoglycerate dehydrogenase, translating into MAPAPQNIASNLSAAAQRGEVSHSWDKNVATSPLTSFHSPPSWTANLPNRGAPKNLKPFNTKDIKILLLENVNVTGQEILKAQGYQVEALKTSLPEDQLIEKIRDVQVIGIRSKTKLTEKVLRQAENLLVIGCFCIGTNQVDLEFAAKNGIAVFNSPFANSRSVAELVIAEIIVLARQLGDRSNEMHRGTWNKVSSKCWEIRGKTLGIVGYGHIGSQLSVLAEAMGMNVIYYDVVTLMALGTANQVPTLEKLLGEADFVTLHVPDLPETRNMISTPQFEQMKTGAYLINASRGSVVDIPALIKASRAGKVAGAALDVFPAEPAANGDYFTNDLNAWGEDLRSLRNLILTPHIGGSTEEAQRAIGIEVSEALVRYINQGITLGSVNIPEVQLRSLTSDEPDTARVSLCRNPNLTYSILIQNHRSSSFTETFLVCSERSTKFSATTTSTSRFPTAEATTPTSWPILAVSSMNRLRISTTASRLLALAS